TGAGTTATTTGCACTCCCAACTAGGTATTTTCTTAAGCCTCCACTAGCTAGAAAGCTGAAGTCTTTTCTAAGTAGATATCTTGGAAAGCCAGTGTCGGATACTTATGGTAAATGGTAGTTTTTCTATGTCAAGAATTTTGTTTATTTCTGCCCAGGCTCCCACTAACCAATATCCACAAGCTGGACAAAGGATTGCCTTTACGCATCTTTCAGAATATGCTGTTGCTAATGAAGTCGTTGATATAGTGGTTATAGCTAACAAAGTTGAGGTGGACGCTGCCAAAGATTTAGTTGCAAAATTTGGTAGTAACCTCTATACATATCCTCTCCATCAGTTCGACAAAATTGCTAGTTGCTTAACTCATTATCAAGTTCCCGTGAAGTTTGCTTCTCGTCTTATTAATACAGTTGAGAGAAAAATTCAAAAACTTCTCGCAACTAATATTTATGATACAATTCATTTTGAATGTTCTCATGCTGCTATATACTTTGAAGCAATTGAGAAGTATATTAATCCTACTCAAACGAAGACTGTAATTAGTTTAAGAGATGTGTGGACTCAAGTTTTTTTGAGACAGTCTGTCAGTAATTTTTTCTATGGTATTGAAGTAGCTAGAACTTTCCATTACGAACGGCAACTATACTCGCGTGTCGGTGAGTTATGGGTATCATCTACCAAAGATCGCGACCTTTTAACTTCTTTATTTTCTATACCCAGTGAAAGGATTACTATCAAGCCTCACCAAGCTAGTTGTTTTGTGTATCGAGTGCAGCGTTGCTTAGAAAAGATAGAGAAAAAAAGTCTCTTGTTCTGGGGAGCTATAGGAAGACCAGAGAACGAACAAGCAATTCTTACCTTTGTCGAGCAGTGTTTTAAGAAGTTGGTTCAACACGATCGAGATTTCAAACTTTACATAGTTGGCTCTAGTCCCTCTCAAAAAGTTTTGGCACTTGCTTGTAAACAGATTATAGTTACAGGATTTGTTGAAGATCCAACTGAGTTTTTTGAAAAAGCTGAAATTGGAATAGTTCCTCTATTTAAGGGAGGTGGTATTAAACTAAAAACCCTAGAAATGCTAGAAGCTGGCTTGCCAGTTATTGCTACTGCTGTAGGTGCTGAAGGAATTGTAGATCGGAGGAAAAAATTAGTGGTAAGTGACAATTTTGAAGAATGGTTCGATTTGATCCGCATAATGATAAGATAAAGCTTTTTTAGCTTTACTTTATTTTTCTAAATCGCCTTCTGTTTTTAATAAGGTAGCAGAGCGATTGGCATTGCTGACAGCAGTTCCCATTTTCTTAAAACGTAGCTTAACTAAAGTTCTAATAAGGTTGGCTCGGGCAAAATCGGGAGCAATTTCTATAGCGCGATCGCAATCTTTCAACGCTGCTACTAGATAATTTAATGATAAATTCACTTCAGCTCTTACAACATAAAAGTGTGGTTCGTCAGGTTCGAGAATAATTGCTTTTGTGTAATCAGCTTTTGCTGCTTTCAACTGATGACTTTGAAAGTAAAGTTCTCCTCTCTCTATATAAGCCAAAACATTTTCTGGATTCTGTTCAATTACCTGACTCCAATCAGCGATCGCTCCTGAAATATCACCTAGATTTTTTCTCACCCAAGCTCTATCTGCATAACAGTACATGCACTTGCGATCTAGTGATATCGCTATATTATAATGTTCTAAAGCAGATGATAGTTGTCCGAATTGACATAGCAACGCCCCGCGCTTATGTTGTAGAAAATGCTCGTCAGGACACAACTCGATGGCGCGATCGTATTCAGAAAAAGCTGCGGCTAATTCTCCAAGAGATTCTAAAATCTCTCCGCGATATACATAGGCAGTAACAACATTTTTAGAATTAGTTTTATCGAGATGAATTACGGCTGCATAATCATTTAACGCTGCTTGTGTTTGAGCTAATTTTTTGTAAGCATTACCTCGATTCAAATAAGCAATAGCAAAATCAGGGTTAAGCACGATTGCTTGAGAGAAATCAACCACCGCAGCATGATAATCTCCAGTTCTCACCCATATATAGCCTCGATTCAAATAGCTATCACTGCGATCGGGTGCAATATGAATAGCCGTAGAAAGGTCTTTTAGTGCCGCACTATAATCATTTAAGTAGCTATAAGCATTTGCTCGATTAACATGCGCTTGAATTTTATTTGAGTCAACCTCAATTGCTTTAGTAAAATCAGCAATAGCAGCTTCAGCATTCTGCTTTTGCTCTAGGTAAGTTATTCCTCGGCAAATATAAGCTTTATAGTGTTGCGGATCGAGTTTTATCGCTAGATCGTAGTCAGAGATTGCTTTATCTGACATTTTTAAAATACTATAAAGGTTGCCTCGATTGTATATAACTTCTACTAAATTCGGATCGAGCTTAAGAGCTTTGTTAAAATATAAAAGTGCTATTTTAACATTACCTTCAAATAACGCATGTAAACCATATTGCTTGTACTGCCAAGCTTGAATTTTTTTTACCATAATTTACTTGGATACTTCGACTGGATGTGTGAATACTTTGACTCATAGATCGGAGTTGTCTTTTTCTAAGAACAATATATGTATTACATCCGACGGAAATGATAGTATTCCTGAACTTTTCTGTATAGACAAACTTTATCTATCAAGAGAACATATTGGTATGACACAAATCTAAGTGTCAAATTTCTATTATATAGAGGTGATTTAGCACTACACAATCTACAAGTTGTTAAGAGAAGTCACTCAGAGTGCGCTCTAACAATCTTAGAAAATAAAAGACGTTTGTTTCAGTTTCGTTTGTAGTGGTATATTGGATAAGTCTGTCAAATTCCTATTAGCTATGCGATCGCAGCAAAGCTTAATACTGTAAGTGGTAAAAGTTATAGCTTTACTAACTTATGAGGTGAAATAGTCTTCAATGTGATGTATTTAAGTACATTTCTCATGTAACTAATATCACTTTTCTTAGCTTTCTGTAGCCTTTCAGTTGCAAACTGCAAAACTCGCTCCGCTCGTCCATCCCAAGTAAAATTATGTACTTCTTGAAAAGCACAGTCAGCAATAGTCTTAGCTAATAAAGGATTATTCAATAGAGTCTCTATTGCTAATTTGAATGAGAGTGGTTCGTCAGGTTCTGCCAATAATGCATTTTCTCTATGTCGCAATACTGTTGCTATAGTCGGTAAAGCTGAAGCGACAATTGGTCTCTTAGCAACCATATAATCAAATAACTTCAACGGACAAGTAGCTTCAGCCAGTTCCCAATACTTACTGGTAGGAAGAATTAGAATGTCTGCGGCATATAGATATAATGCTAGCTCAGATTGTGGTACGTGACCGAAAAATTGTATGTTTTGTAAATTCATCTGTTGACAAGTTGCTTTTACCCGGTTGATATCATCAATCCATCCTCCTACTAAAACAAATTCACATTCTGGCATCAGACTAGCAGTTTTCAAAATTGTTGGTATGCCTTTATAATCGTACAAATGCCCTGAATATAAGATAATTTGACTGTCTTGTTGTAAAGATAACTTTTGGCGGGCTAAAGATTTAGTTTGATAAGGAAGAAAATTTTTAATGTCTACGGCATTAGGAGCTACCAATGTTTTTTCAGGAAGCAAACCATGATTTAAATAGTTCTCTGCAAGTTGAGGTAATGTGGTAACAACACCAAGTAAGTTCTTGTTATTGAATAACTTTTTGCATGTATAACTAAGTTTTTCTGAAACTGGTTCGTGCCATTCCCAAAGCACAGGTATACACATTCTTAGCAAAATTTCAACCACAGGAAACGAACGAGTATAAATTAAGCAAGGAGCTTTAAAACAAGCATATAAAATAGCTAGTTTATAAAAGATAAAATTTTCATAATTTTGGGGAAAAGGATACTCGATCTTAATATGCAGCGGTAGGCGAACTAGTTTAAATTTATGATGCAAACCATACCAAGCTTGAAATTCTGAGTCTATGCCTTTTAAAACTGAAAAAATATCTCCGCTAGTAACCAATTCAAAATTTTCAACTTTTTGAAAAAAAGCCTGCGCCATTTTAGTAGTTTGAATTGAGTGAGCCATTTTTGATGGTAGGTTTCCTTTAGATACATAAATTAGAGATTTTAGCGTTTCCATTTTACTTTTTTTGATAGGTGGTTTTTTGATGATGCCAATGATTAGTACATGTAAAACCCATATACTATTACTCGTATTTTCATGCTTAACCTTTCGCTTTGATAGCACTAGTATATATAATATTTGCGATTGCAAAAACACTAGTTAAATCGAGTCACTTCTTTTTTTGGAAGATTGTTAGTTGCTTTTGCTAAAACTTCAGACACAACCTCTGTGTATCGAGCAAGACTGAATGTCTCCAATACTTTTTCACGAGTTTGCTTCCAGTCTACAGAATAAGCCGAACCGCTAGCGATCGACAAAATTGATTCAGCAATCGACTCAGGTGTGTTTTCGCAAGTCCATAGCTCTGTTTCTGGATTAAAAAACTCTCTCAAAGCCGGAGAATTCATGGTTAATGTAGGTAATCCTAATGAGAGGGCTTCAATCAACTTATTAGGAAGAGCATGATACGCCTTATCTGTATTACCAAAAATACCTAATGCTAGATCGCAATAATTAACTAGATATTGAGGTAAGGAACCATTAATAAAGTTTAAGTCTTTCCTTAGAAAAACTATAGATTCAAGATGATATGACCGAACTTTTTCTACATAATCGTAAAAAGCTTTATTGTCTATACCAAAGAAGTTACAAGTAAAATGCAAGTTTCTTTCTCGCAAAATTCTTATTGCTTGTAATATGTTATCCAATCCATGTAAAGGAATAAATGTTCCCCACCAACAAATATTTAATTTACCATCTTGCATCCAGCTTCTGTTGGGGAGCAAACAAGAAACATTACACAGAGGAGCTATATAAACTTTTTTTCTGTCAATATCAGTATTCAGAATCTGTTCCCAGTAAGTTAACTCTTGATTAGAGCTATGGATGAGATAGTCTGATTTCTTTAACGCTAGTATATCTTTTTCAATATATGATTTAGCGAGTTTGCTTCCATCACCAACTCTTTTTCTGTCCCTCACTTCAGTATCGTAAAGCGAGATATACATTTCAACTATGACTTTTTTCCTAAAAAGCTTTGCTGCAAAGATGGTACTTTTGATGAAAATAGTATTCATTGGTAATAAGTAAATTACATCCGTAAACGCAGCTTTTATTAAAAGTTCAATCCAGTAAAACTTAGTTAATACTTTTTCAATTAACGAGCTTTGCATACTTAAGTTTATATAATAAAAACTAGGACATAATTGAGAAACAAAATAATTTTTGGAACTAGATAGAAACTCGATGAGAGCTTGAGAACGACGATCTACGCGAGAAATATTGCCACAGAGCAAAACCTTGGCTTGATTGATGGGTGCTAGCATTGAAGTAATATTTTTGAGAATTGAACTATTGGCGAAAATACATGAAACTATTTTTTAAGTACCGTGTTTTATTTTTGCTTGAAACGTTGAAATGTCTCACTTTAAATAGTGAAAAAAATGAGCCAACTTTTGTAATAATTTTGTTAGTGCAAGCTGTATTTCAACAATTGCATCTATGCAGGGATGAAAGACGTAGCTTAATAGAAATTAAATATCATGAAAAACTCGAATTGCTACTTTGTAAATTGCAACATATTATCCAGGCTTTCATACTGTCTAATGAAACTTCCGACTTAACTAACAGTATGTACTTTTTTGCACGATAAATATTTCAGACTCTGACTGGTGTTGCTTAAGTGCACTCTTAGTGTCTTCTCTCACAATCCATAACGCCACGATCTATAACGCCCATAGCGCTACTTTACTTGTATTAATAATTTAGTCTTGATAGTTAAATTAGTCAAACGAAACCCTACCGAATAATGTTTTTTAATACCATAAATTTAATAATTATATTTCTGCTTTATCATCATGTTCAGTTATAAGTCAGTTTTTGTCAATACATAAAAGTTACAGAAAAGTTCAGGACAAGGAGCGAAATTGTCTTTACAAATATGCAAAACGCAAACATCAAACACAAGACAAGGAATAGGCTCCATCTTACTATTCCGCTTTGTGAACTACGGTTTACTGGTGCTAGCACTGCTCGATCTCCTAGAGATACTCGTCCCCATGCGCTTGCTAAATTCAGTGGAATTTTTGTGACTAGCACCGTTGTTAGTGCTTGAAACTTTGCGGCTTCAAATCAAAATGGATGCTCGCACCCAATTGTCAATCTTGTTTTATTACAATTCCTTAACCTTTAATGCAGCTTGAAGATATTTATCAATATTTTGCCAATCCTCCAGAGATTTATCTTTGCCAAGAGCAAGCAGTTTGTTATATCCTGTCGGTCTTGCTTGAGGGTGAATCTTATGGCTCTGGATTGATTCAAAAGCTCGAACGTGAAGAGTCTCGCTATCGCCTCTCCGATACCGTGTTGTATGCAGCGCTGAAATTTCTCGAAGATGAAGGAGCGATCGCGGGGTACTGGCAAAAACTAGAGGGTCGCGGTCGTCCCCGACGAATGTTTCGGCTCAATCACCAATGGCAAGATGAAGCACGAAAGCTAGCAAAATTATGGAGCGATAGCATCACCAAATATAAATAAGTCAGCCTTTTAGGAGCAGAACGCCTCTGCCGCGGGATAGCTGGGCGATCGCTTCTACGATTTCATCTCCAATTTTTCAAGTAATTTAGGCAGATCCTTTTGAGATACTTGGCGATGCTCGGTTTCGATCGCATCAACCCAAGATATACTTTTCCCCATCGTTGCGGCAAAGAAAGCCCTCGACCAGCCTTTAGCTTTTCTAGCTTCTCTAATCGCAGCACCAGATGGCGGCTGTTGTTTGGGACGTTCCACGCCTCTAAGCTGGTTTGGCGATTTGGCAATCTCTGTCAACGCTGCTTCTGGTAAATCGAATCGCCATGTAGTATCTAAAAGCTGGCTCCAGAAGCCAATTGGTCTTTTCGCACCATCGTTATTTAACAACCACGCAGAACCAGTTTCTACCTCGACTCGCCATCCAGCCGCTTCAATTACTTTCAAGTCAGTCGCCAAATCGTCAGCTAGTTGCCGTCGTAGTTGCCGATCTTGCTCTGCTAGCGCAATTTTAGCCATACCATACGCAATTTGCATCAGAGATTTGCCGGAAAAGACTTTGCGGCATCCTGGCTTGACTTGAAAAATCAGCCAAATTAGCATTCGAGCTGCACCAGCATTTTGCTTACCAATGCTAAACAGCGTTTGTACTGTTTTCTTGGTAATAACTCCCGTATGGTAATAGTACTCAGACTTATTTAAAAAGTACTTCGCCCACAATCCAGGTTGAACGATGACTTTTAAACCTGTCAGCTTCGGATTGCCTGCCTTATCTGTCTCAAAATCTCTTGCAACATTGACATTCCAGATTTTTAAATCGGCTACGGTAAAGGCTCCTACCTTGCCTTGTTTTTCCCAAACTACGTGAGCTAATATCTGTGCCGGCTGTCGTACCAGGTCATACAGAATTGTCAGTTGCTCATGTCTGCATAAATCTCTACGTCTGATTAATCCGCTGTATTCCAGCAGTTGTTTATCATCTAATAGAAACTCACTTTGCCACGGATTATGCAGATTTGCAGCAGCGGCGCAATAAATTAAATGAATAGCGCCTGCTCTAGGATCGAATCGATCTATGACAGCTAAAGCTGCTGACTCAGATATGGTGTCAGGAGACAAGTTTTCTAAATTGTCAGTGACATAGTAAGAGATCGTGCCTTTTTTGCCATCAGCTGCTTTTTCATAGCTCAAATTGTTTTGGGTTTCGGTCTTCCAGGGTAGATCGCGCTTTTGAGATAACACTTCTGCCACGCCATGCAACAAGAGTGACAAAGCGGCAAGATTCGTCTTGCCATCTGGAAACAGAGAAGCTTTCTTGAATGGTTTGGTTGGAGATTTCAGCTGCCTAGACTTCAGAAGAATCTTTTTGACAGTCCCCAATTTACTTGTCTGAGGTGATGTGGTAGTTGATTTTGTAGCGATCGTGTCTTCTCGGTCTACTTCGGTCTTGCTTGTGTCATTTCGCCGAAGAATAACTGTTTGTACTGCCAGTTGAAGCAGACTTCCAAGCCGATTACGCAGTAATTCTGGTAATTTCATTTCTTGCTTGGTATACCGATCGCATTTATCGTATTTTTTGCTCTTGCTGAAAACGCGAATTATCGCATCTCCATACAAACATATCTCGGATTCAACGATATTTTCCTACCTAATTTGGTAGACCTTGCGGAGTTTATTGAAGTATTAATGACAGGAATGCTAACTAAGTGAAAGTGTGCGAGTAAATCCGATCTATCAAAAGGTATAGTCTGAAAGTAGTACTACTAAAAGTGGGCGATCGCATAAGTGCCGTCTTCATCAGCAGATTTGAGCCGATTGGATTTAGTGTAGTTCTAAAGTACTAGTGTCGTCTCACTTTTTCCAAAACAGGTTGAATCAATTTGCTTTAAACAGCATCAAAATCTTAGTGAGCAAGAATCTTACAACTTTACATTTACTACCATAGCAGTGCTAAATGATTTGTAAAGTAGGCTTCTAGCCTGCTCCACGTTCATGAATCAAATAGGGTTGCTATAGCACTTAGTCACACTTTTGCTAGAAACAAGTCACACTTTTGCTAGAAACAAGTCACACTTTTTCGTTATAGGGCTTAGATTTAAAATACTTACATTAAAATCTTACATTTTCAGCTCAAGCTAAAAATGTAAGGGCTATTGAATCGAGCGAATAAGATATTTTTCTAAATCTACGGTTTTAGAGATAGCTTCAAAGTAAAATCAGTGTAAATGAAGTAATAAAAAACCTTGCAGCCTGTAAACTTTAAGGAATGTTACTCAATTAAAACAGAGATTACTCGCCATAAAAAAGTCAAACATCTATCTGTATGAGTAGTGAAAAGTTCAAACTTTGATTCTGTGGATAGGTGAAAAGAATGTAATTTTGATGGCTTAATATTGGGTGACTGTTAATCATGAATTATTTCTAAGCGGAGAAGAAAGTTATGCCATTACTAAGCATTAGCGATTTCGATACAGATTATCAGCGTACCTTTGAAGGAAACGACATCAAAGGTATGGATGTTTACGGTGAAGGAGATGGGGAAAAGTTTGGTACAGTAAAAGATATTTTAGTAGACGAACAAGGTAATTTTCGGTATTTTGTTATCGACGTAGGATTCTGGATTTTTGGTAAAAAAGTACTACTGCCAGTTGGTCGCGCTCGGATCGATCGCAACGCTCATCGCGTCTATGCCAACGGTTTGACTAGAGAGCAAGCGGATCGCTTACCCGAATATACAGAAGGTATGACAGCAGACTACGATTACGAAGAACGGGTAAGAGGAGTTTATCGTACAGAAGCTTCTTTAGATGCATCAGCACCTCTAGACTCAGCGTCTACTGCTGCGATGATGGGTACTGCTACGCCAACTAGCTATAACCGCGACACTTACACTTACGAACATGACAAAGATTTATACGATACAAGCACTCATAGCGATCGCACCATTAAACTCTATGAAGAGCGGTTGATTGCCAGCAAACAGCGCCGCAAAACTGGAGAAGTTGCGATCGGCAAGCACGTTGAAACTGAGACAGAACGAGTTTCAGTTCCAATAGAAAAAGAGCGCGTCGTGATTGAAAGAATTACCCCACCCGATGCAGGTAGAGCTGTTGCACCTGGCGAAGTTGACTTCCATGAGGGTGAAGTTGCCCGTGTAGAAGTGTATGAAGAAGTTCCAGATATTCATAAAGAAGCCTTTGTTAGAGAAGAAATCAGAGTCAAGAAGGTCGTAGAACAGGAAACTGTGGAAGCACAAGAAACGATTCGCAGGGAAGAATTAGATATCGATACTGATGGTCGTCCAGTTATCAGTGACCAGTGACCAGTTATCAGTGACCAGTGACCAGTGACAGTGACCAGTGACAGTGACCAGTGACAGTGACCAGTGACAGTGACCAGCGATCGGTTAATTCTAACTTCTGACTCCTGACTTCTGACTGCTTTTTACTGACAACTGACAACTGATAACTGTTCTATTCATTTGTAAATTGTAGGAGGTAGAAATGAGTTTGATTAAAAAGTTTCGGAAAATTGCGACTGTGCTGCTCTTAGTATTATTTGTGACCACAACTACAGCCTGTAGCAGTGCAGTTCAAGCCAAACAGCCAACAACAATGCTACCAACAGCTAGCCGGAGTGCAGATTACTCGCAAATAGCAAGAGGAAATACTCAAGCCGGACAAGATTTTGGTAGTTGGGTCGTGCAAACGGCTAGGGGAATGGTTAAAGATGCCTATGTGCGCGACAACAATAAATTAGGTGTTGTCATCTCACCTGAAGTTCGCCCAAACGAAGTTAAGCCATTAGCAAAATCTCTAGCTCAAGGTTTTCGCCGTAATTTCCCCAACCAAGATTTGACTGTGTTGATGTACGCACCGGATAAAAAGCTAATTTTGACAGCTAAGTACGACACTCAAACTAATCAGATTGAATACAAGTAGGTCGTTGGTCATTTGTCATTAACTATGAATGCAAATGGCGGTAGTAACAAGGAGAAAAAAATGAGTAGTAGCGACAAATATAGAAAAGAAGTCATGAACGATCTCGCTCAAGGTAATGTAGAAAACCTTGACGCTCCCACAAATTTAGAGCAAGATTACGAAAATTTTGACGATTTTGCTCAACGCTCATCTCACGAAGAACGTCGCCGCTTATTCGGTCGCTCTTTCCACCCAGACCGAATTCCCACAAATCAGATGGAACCGGAATTGCAAAAAGCGATCGCCCAGATTAAACCAAATGAAAGAGATGATGTGGCGCGGGCTTTCTTCAAGCACTTAGGTAAAAGAGGACTGCACGATCGCGATTTAGAAAAGCAATTGGGGCTATCAACTCATCACGCCAGCCGGATGAATGCCGACGATGTAAGTAAATTAGCTGCATTTGCTTATCACAACCATCCCGATATTTTTCAAGAGGTATTAGCGGAACAACCTGCGTTCGTGAAATTCCTCAGCAATCCAATGGTCGGTGCTGCATTGGGTGCGATCGCGGCTAAATGGTTGGGTGGTCGTAAATAAGAGAAAAAGTGTTTAGGTGTGAAGGAGTGAAGTATGTCCGGGAGTGCAGATTTATCCAAATTCAGCCAGTTGAGTTTGGGTGTAGCGATCGCTTTTTTTGGTGTGGGGGTACTACCCCAACAACTTCTGGCTGAGGAACAGAGGCTTAAGGCTTCAACCGAGAAAGAGGCGGTAGCTCTAACGAGTAGCACGGCTCAAAACGAAGACATATCTTACGCTGCCGCCGATCTGCAACCGCAGGATGAATCTACCCAGAAGCTACGACTGGCGCAGCGAGAAGTTGACATCGATACTTTCTGTCGCTCGTATCCCTACAATTCTCGTTGTGCCGATTACCAACCACCGGAGCAACGTCAGAAGCCAAAAGAGAAGCTGAGTGAAACTTTAACCGAAAAGCAGCCGCGAAGTGGCTTTGCACTCACAGGTAAAGCTGGCACTTTAGGATTTGGATTAGAAGGAGTTGGGGCTATTTCTCCTAATTTTAACGGTCGCTTGGGAGTGAATTACTTTGATTTTGGGATTGACACCGAGCAAAGCGATATTGACTACGATGCTGACGTGCAGCTATTCAGTGTTTCGGCACTTTTAGACTGGTATCCGTCGAAAAGAAGTGACTTTAGGATTACAGGCGGTTTATTCTACAACAACAACAAAGTTGACGCAACCGCCCGCTCAACTGAAACTTTGGATATTGCAGGTGTAGAGTTTCCTGCTTCAGCCGTGGGTCAGCTAGAAGGAGAACTGACATTTCCTAACACAATTTCTCCTTACGTTGGCATTGGTTACGGTAATCCAGTCAAACGCGATCGCGCATTCAGTTTTTCGATTGATTTAGGCGTTTTATTCGGGGGTGCGCCAGAAGTCGATCTGAGTGCATCAGGACCAATAGCAGGACCAGCGTTACAACTGCCAGTAGTAGGTTCGTTATTAGAAGATGCGATCGAACAGGAAGAAGACGATATCGAAGACGATTTGAGCGACTTCAAGATCTATCCCGTGCTGACTATTGGCGTTTCCTACCACTTCTAATCGGTTCTGCTTGCTGATGATTGGATAGGAAAGCTCGCATAGCATTCCGATAAATTCTGAAAAATCAACCAGAAATCATCAGAGATTTAACAATTCTTCTGCTGCTCTAATATAGCAATCCTATTTGATTCATGAACGTGGAGCAGGTTTCTAGCCTGCGGCAGGCTAGAAACCTACTGTACAAATCATTTAGAACTGCTATATCTGATTTCAGTAAAATATTTCAGAAAATATTTCTATCAGTTTAGATACACAACGAGAGAAGTCAAAAATACATAACTTGCGGTATAAACGGCTAAACAAGCTATCAGTTAGCTTGGGAAATATATTGCCTCAGATGTAGCAGTATGAGCGTGCGCCGAATTCAAACGAGGTAGTCATATGTGGGAAATAGCAGAAATAGCAGGGCATGGTTTCAATAACTATTGGCTAGCACAAATTATTACGGAAGAAATTCTCACTCCCGAAGAAGCTGCCGCAGTCTTTTCGGGTCCACAATTCTTAGTGGCATTGTTTGCGGGTGTAGTGATGGCATTTGCTTTCCAACTCCTGTTAACTAACTTTACAGTCGCTTTAGGTATTTCCGCGTTAGGTGGGGGGGATGCCGACGATACAGATAATTTAGGTAGCACAGTTCGTAAAATCTCGACCGCAGTAGGTCTTTTGGCTTTAACAACTGGCGGCGTGGCTCTATTCGTTGCCAGTTTTTTAGCTGTGAAACTTAGTTTAGTCAGCAGTGCGGTATTAGGGGCAATTATTGGGGTAGTTATTTGGTCTACCTATTTTTCTATCCTGTTGTGGTTAGGCTCAACTACAGTTGGTTCGCTGATCGGTTCTTTAGTCAGCACTGCTACCTCTGGCTTTCAAGGACTGGTAGGGACAGCAACCGCAGCTTTAGGCGCTAATGTAGCCAAGAATCAAGCTGTATCCACAGCTGAAGCGATCGCCGCCGCAGTTCGGCAAGAATTCACTACAGGACTCGACTCAGACGCGATCGGTAAGACTCTACAAAAGTCTTTGGGAAATTTACAACTACCGCAACTGAATTTAGACGAAATTCGCGGTCAGTTTGAAAATATCCTCAAAAACTCCGATCTAAAATCTGTGGCTGATAGCGACGTATTACGTAACATTAACCGCGAGACATTTGCAGATTTAGTCAGCGATCGCACGGATTTATCCAAACAAGATGTGAATCGGATTGTAGACCAGTTGCAAGGCGTTTGGCAGCAAGCGATCGGTACAGGCGAAGTAGATCCGCAAGCTCAATTAAGTCAATTTATTAAAGAAGCTTCTCCCGAACAACTCAATTCCAGCGAACTCAGCGAAAAACTGGAACAACTGGTACAAACAAGTCAATCGAATGGGAAGCAAAGCAACGGTTGGGGAAATCGAGCTGTGCAATTGGGTGTGAGCGCCCTCACCACCGCAGTACTCGAAAGAACCAATCTGGCTGGAATTGATGTGGAAAATATTTCTGGTCAACTGCAAAAATTCATCGATAAGTTGCCAGAAGTAGACCGAGACAAGATTTCCGGTCAATTACAGCAATTTAAACAGCAGGTGCAACAGCAAGCGCAAAAACTACCAGAATTGCCAAACAGCGCCATCCGCA
This window of the Chroococcidiopsis thermalis PCC 7203 genome carries:
- a CDS encoding helix-turn-helix domain-containing protein, with the protein product MKLPELLRNRLGSLLQLAVQTVILRRNDTSKTEVDREDTIATKSTTTSPQTSKLGTVKKILLKSRQLKSPTKPFKKASLFPDGKTNLAALSLLLHGVAEVLSQKRDLPWKTETQNNLSYEKAADGKKGTISYYVTDNLENLSPDTISESAALAVIDRFDPRAGAIHLIYCAAAANLHNPWQSEFLLDDKQLLEYSGLIRRRDLCRHEQLTILYDLVRQPAQILAHVVWEKQGKVGAFTVADLKIWNVNVARDFETDKAGNPKLTGLKVIVQPGLWAKYFLNKSEYYYHTGVITKKTVQTLFSIGKQNAGAARMLIWLIFQVKPGCRKVFSGKSLMQIAYGMAKIALAEQDRQLRRQLADDLATDLKVIEAAGWRVEVETGSAWLLNNDGAKRPIGFWSQLLDTTWRFDLPEAALTEIAKSPNQLRGVERPKQQPPSGAAIREARKAKGWSRAFFAATMGKSISWVDAIETEHRQVSQKDLPKLLEKLEMKS
- a CDS encoding DUF2382 domain-containing protein; the encoded protein is MPLLSISDFDTDYQRTFEGNDIKGMDVYGEGDGEKFGTVKDILVDEQGNFRYFVIDVGFWIFGKKVLLPVGRARIDRNAHRVYANGLTREQADRLPEYTEGMTADYDYEERVRGVYRTEASLDASAPLDSASTAAMMGTATPTSYNRDTYTYEHDKDLYDTSTHSDRTIKLYEERLIASKQRRKTGEVAIGKHVETETERVSVPIEKERVVIERITPPDAGRAVAPGEVDFHEGEVARVEVYEEVPDIHKEAFVREEIRVKKVVEQETVEAQETIRREELDIDTDGRPVISDQ